The Pochonia chlamydosporia 170 chromosome 1, whole genome shotgun sequence genome window below encodes:
- a CDS encoding bHLH family transcription factor (similar to Metarhizium acridum CQMa 102 XP_007812877.1) codes for MLAVQQAPRMGSTQPESDPLLMFGYSVDSTQPDIFDAAPDPAPGAPLLTETDSKFLSSFFEDMTSNQYNMPSFGEGLNFSDAWLDLPPQFMGSSTSLGPQENSGDFSFHNDHQNDLSRMLSAGSSMMPPPPPPSHPHTHSQSFSHPHQHSDDVLNAAATLLQNGNRATPPRSNSSPGNNNNNNHNANAANRPVAYPVGHLRHQPMEEFREENRKSSQGTEVDHTFTRWMWGSKEKTPVSKPALADFQWGSDASFSDVQGYVPEPRKESVESMHQTQMKCLECLEDNQSAANTRPGSPANGQATSSNGDGSAYMKREEDPNAPPRKRRKSKNVRGAAADEDDEDDDDATSSKSGRKRKTKSERSASGSEPPSDTTGGSRRRKSGVNGAKPPRENLSEEQKRENHIRSEQKRRTLIKEGFDDLGELVPGLKGGGFSKSTTLTMAAEWLDELLRGNKALAMQVSALEQR; via the exons ATGCTCGCCGTGCAGCAAGCTCCCAGGATGGGTTCGACGCAGCCTGAGTCCGATCCCTTACTTATGTTTGGGT ATTCGGTAGACTCGACTCAACCAGATATTTTCGATGCCGCCCCCGATCCAGCACCGGGAGCACCGCTCTTGACGGAGACGGATAGCAAATTTCTCAGCTCCTTCTTTGAGGACATGACGTCAAATCAGTACAACATGCCATCCTTTGGCGAGGGCCTTAACTTTAGCGATGCCTGGTTGGATCTGCCTCCCCAGTTCATGGGTTCTTCCACTTCTCTCGGTCCCCAGGAGAACTCGGGCGACTTTAGCTTCCATAATGACCATCAAAACGACCTCTCACGAATGCTGTCGGCCGGGTCGAGCATGATGCCACCCCCGCCCCCTCCCTCACACCCACACACTCACTCACAGTCCTtctctcatcctcaccaacatTCCGACGACGTGTTGAACGCCGCCGCGACTCTTCTCCAGAATGGCAACCGTGCCACTCCTCCAAGGAGTAACAGCAGCCCTGGCAataacaataacaacaaccacaatgccaacgccgccaacaggCCCGTGGCATACCCGGTTGGCCACCTTAGGCACCAGCCGATGGAGGAGTTCAGGGAGGAGAACCGGAAGAGTAGCCAGGGAACCGAAGTAGACCACACATTCACACGGTGGATGTGGGGTTCCAAGGAAAAGACGCCCGTCTCAAAACCTGCCTTGGCCGATTTCCAATGGGGTTCAGACGCAAGCTTCTCCGATGTCCAGGGGTATGTACCAGAGCCAAGGAAGGAGTCCGTGGAGTCCATGCATCAAACCCAGATGAAATGCCTCGAGTGCTTGGAGGACAATCAGAGCGCGGCTAACACCCGCCCCGGCAGTCCTGCTAACGGAcaagccaccagcagcaacggTGACGGATCTGCCTACAtgaagagggaagaagaTCCCAATGCGCCCCCAAGGAAGAGGCGGAAGAGCAAGAACGTCCGcggcgccgccgccgatgaggacgacgaggacgacgatgatgccaCCTCATCCAAGTCCGGCCGAAAGCGAAAGACCAAGTCTGAGCGGTCAGCCAGCGGATCAGAGCCCCCCTCGGACACCACTGGCGGAAGCAGACGCCGCAAGTCTGGAGTAAATGGAGCCAAGCCCCCCCGTGAGAACCTCTCTGAGGAGCAGAAGCGCGAAAATCACATTCGCAGTGAACAAAAACGACGGACCCTGATCAAGGAAGGATTCGACGATCTCGGCGAGCTGGTGCCTGGACTGAAGGGCGGTGGCTTCAGCAAGAGTACCACGCTGACCATGGCTGCTGAATGGTTAGACGAGCTGCTTCGAGGGAACAAGGCACTGGCAATGCAAGTATCTGCGCTGGAACAGCGGTAA
- a CDS encoding GET complex, subunit GET2 (similar to Metarhizium robertsii ARSEF 23 XP_007823855.1): MTENAGATSSSNDAADAAAQRASEQARLRRERREAKIKAGGAARLNKINGMGGRIVGDNDQATPAAADTASPAQETTSPSKPATHGDPDEVDISQHFYEPKTTTRSAASPSPAAGAEPTISEAQLRQMMLGFDRPSNPNTPGSSTPSGMPNMDDDPLMKMMTQMMGQAGAGAGPGASPFPGFPAQTQPAVQSTYHTIWRLVHALIALTLGLYLTMFTTFSGTKIQREAAALAHVQHTPADDQNEEHKRMFFWIFATSEAVLLTTRVFLDRGRAPPPGMLWTVVGYVPEPIRGYLSVGLKYGQIFSTVRTDILTCMFVLGVCSWLRT, from the exons ATGACGGAAAACGCAGGAGCAACATCCAGCTCAAATGATGCTGCTGACGCCGCCGCTCAGCGTGCATCGGAGCAAGCTCGTCTCCGTCGAGAGCGTCGAGAAGCCAAGATCAAAGCCGGCGGCGCAGCACGACTAAACAAGATCAACGGCATGGGCGGCCGCATCGTAGGAG ACAACGACCAAGCCACACCCGCCGCAGCAGACACAGCTTCACCAGCTCAAGAAACCACATCGCCATCGAAACCCGCAACCCACGGCGACCCAGACGAAGTCGACATCTCCCAGCACTTTTACGAGCCCAAAACCACAACTCGCTCGGCGGCATCACCTTCCCCTGCCGCTGGCGCCGAGCCCACCATCTCGGAAGCCCAGCTCCGCCAAATGATGCTCGGCTTCGACCGCCCGTCCAACCCCAACACCCCCGGGTCCTCCACCCCAAGCGGCATGCCcaacatggacgacgaccccctcatgaagatgatgaccCAAATGATGGGCCAGGCCGGCGCCGGCGCAGGCCCCGGAGCATCCCCCTTCCCCGGATTCCCCGCGCAAACCCAACCCGCCGTCCAGTCCACCTACCACACCATCTGGCGGCTCGTCCACGCCCTCATCGCCCTCACCCTCGGCCTGTACCTCACCATGTTCACCACCTTCTCCGGCACCAAGATCCAGCGCGAGGCCGCCGCCCTAGCACACGTGCAGCACACGCCTGCCGACGACCAAAACGAAGAGCACAAACGGATGTTCTTCTGGATCTTCGCCACCTCCGAGGCCGTCCTGCTGACGACGAGGGTCTTCCTCGACAGGGGGAGGGCGCCGCCGCCGGGTATGCTCTGGACTGTTGTGGGGTATGTGCCTGAGCCGATTCGGGGCTATTTGAGCGTGGGGTTGAAGTATGGCCAGATTTTTAGCACCGTCAGGACAGATATATTGACGTGTATGTTTGTCTTGGGCGTGTGTTCGTGGCTGAGGACTTGA